A genome region from Manihot esculenta cultivar AM560-2 chromosome 5, M.esculenta_v8, whole genome shotgun sequence includes the following:
- the LOC110615526 gene encoding E3 ubiquitin ligase rnf-5 isoform X2, translated as MPDISNGQHSTRFKRILDPRQLGKSGRTRERNSEWKFLKIEREREKKIFFFFVVKLISEEFSKLLAGSIASWIDRSIDLFLCDYLKKAFDWGNNREMASGFGESTSRPSQNSSFSSNNGNGDAGNFECNICFELAQDPIVTLCGHLFCWPCLYKWLHFHSQSKECPVCKALVEEEKLVPLYGRGKTSTDPRSKSVPGVNIPNRPAGQRPQTAPPPESNDFAQHGFGFMGGFGGFAPMATARFGNFTLSAAFGGLIPSLFNLQLHGFPDAAMYGAAGGVPYGFSNSFHGGYAHGYPQHHGQGQQDYYLKRLLFFIGFCVLLALIWQ; from the exons ATGCCAGACATATCTAACGGTCAACACTCAACGCGGTTCAAGAGGATTTTGGATCCGCGACAGCTGGGAAAATCTGGAAGAACACGAGAAAGAAACTCCGAGTGGAAGTTTCTGAAGATAGAAagagaaagggaaaaaaaaatattttttttctttgtcgtCAAACTAATTTCTGAGGAATTTTCAAAGCTTCTCGCTGGATCGATCGCTTCGTGGATCGATCGATCGATCGATCTTTTTCTGTGTGATTATCTTAAAAAG GCTTTTGACTGGGGTAATAATCGTGAGATGGCAAGTGGGTTTGGGGAATCAACGAGCAGGCCATCCCAAAACTCCTCATTTTCTAGCAACAACGGTAATGGGGATGCTGGTAACTTTGAATGCAATATTTGCTTTGAGTTAGCTCAGGATCCCATCGTAACTTTGTGCGGGCATCTTTTTTGCTGGCCTTGTCTTTACAAATGGCTCCACTTTCACTCACAATCCAAGGAATGCCCAGTTTGTAAGGCGCTTGTAGAGGAGGAGAAATTGGTTCCTTTGTATGGTAGAGGTAAAACATCTACTGACCCTAGATCAAAGTCTGTTCCTGGTGTTAATATTCCTAACCGTCCAGctgggcagaggcctcagacaGCTCCTCCACCGGAATCAAATGACTTTGCCCAACATGGATTTGGATTCATGGGAGGGTTCGGAGGATTTGCACCAATGGCAACAGCTAGATTTGGGAATTTTACATTGTCTGCAGCTTTTGGTGGTCTCATTCCTTCTCTTTTTAACCTTCAGTTGCATGGATTTCCTGATGCTGCCATGTATGGTGCAGCTGGTGGTGTTCCTTATGGGTTCTCTAATTCATTTCATGGTGGCTATGCACATGGATATCCTCAGCATCATGGGCAAGGACAGCAAGATTATTATCTGAAGAGGCTACTTTTTTTTATTGGTTTTTGTGTTCTTCTTGCTCTCATTTGGCAATAG
- the LOC110615526 gene encoding E3 ubiquitin ligase rnf-5 isoform X1 — MPDISNGQHSTRFKRILDPRQLGKSGRTRERNSEWKFLKIEREREKKIFFFFVVKLISEEFSKLLAGSIASWIDRSIDLFLCDYLKKVRNSIDLFLCDYLKKAFDWGNNREMASGFGESTSRPSQNSSFSSNNGNGDAGNFECNICFELAQDPIVTLCGHLFCWPCLYKWLHFHSQSKECPVCKALVEEEKLVPLYGRGKTSTDPRSKSVPGVNIPNRPAGQRPQTAPPPESNDFAQHGFGFMGGFGGFAPMATARFGNFTLSAAFGGLIPSLFNLQLHGFPDAAMYGAAGGVPYGFSNSFHGGYAHGYPQHHGQGQQDYYLKRLLFFIGFCVLLALIWQ; from the exons ATGCCAGACATATCTAACGGTCAACACTCAACGCGGTTCAAGAGGATTTTGGATCCGCGACAGCTGGGAAAATCTGGAAGAACACGAGAAAGAAACTCCGAGTGGAAGTTTCTGAAGATAGAAagagaaagggaaaaaaaaatattttttttctttgtcgtCAAACTAATTTCTGAGGAATTTTCAAAGCTTCTCGCTGGATCGATCGCTTCGTGGATCGATCGATCGATCGATCTTTTTCTGTGTGATTATCTTAAAAAGGTCAGAAATTCGATCGATCTTTTTCTGTGTGATTATCTTAAAAAG GCTTTTGACTGGGGTAATAATCGTGAGATGGCAAGTGGGTTTGGGGAATCAACGAGCAGGCCATCCCAAAACTCCTCATTTTCTAGCAACAACGGTAATGGGGATGCTGGTAACTTTGAATGCAATATTTGCTTTGAGTTAGCTCAGGATCCCATCGTAACTTTGTGCGGGCATCTTTTTTGCTGGCCTTGTCTTTACAAATGGCTCCACTTTCACTCACAATCCAAGGAATGCCCAGTTTGTAAGGCGCTTGTAGAGGAGGAGAAATTGGTTCCTTTGTATGGTAGAGGTAAAACATCTACTGACCCTAGATCAAAGTCTGTTCCTGGTGTTAATATTCCTAACCGTCCAGctgggcagaggcctcagacaGCTCCTCCACCGGAATCAAATGACTTTGCCCAACATGGATTTGGATTCATGGGAGGGTTCGGAGGATTTGCACCAATGGCAACAGCTAGATTTGGGAATTTTACATTGTCTGCAGCTTTTGGTGGTCTCATTCCTTCTCTTTTTAACCTTCAGTTGCATGGATTTCCTGATGCTGCCATGTATGGTGCAGCTGGTGGTGTTCCTTATGGGTTCTCTAATTCATTTCATGGTGGCTATGCACATGGATATCCTCAGCATCATGGGCAAGGACAGCAAGATTATTATCTGAAGAGGCTACTTTTTTTTATTGGTTTTTGTGTTCTTCTTGCTCTCATTTGGCAATAG